The Streptomyces sp. NBC_01497 region GCGAGCTCCGAAGTGTCGCCTCCCGCCAGGAGAAACGCGAGGGCGCCGCGCTGGTCCGTGGTCGAGGGTATCCATGCCCCCGCCTCCCGCAGCGGATACAGAACGGGGTTACCCGGGTGCGCGGGCAACAGATCAGTGCCCGTGAATCCCTCGAATATGCCGGCCCTTGGCGCGTACACGCAGACTTGGGCCATCCCACGCCGTGGCTCCAACAGTACGTCCATCAGCGCGGGACGCTGGCCAAGCGCCAGGTCGAGGTAGGCGTCGTGCACATCCACATCGAGTGATTGCCGGATCGCCTCTCCGATGAGCGCCCCGCCCAGTCGGGGATTGATCTCTACAATTTCGAAACCGTGCGAGGTGACGATGAATTCAGTGTGCGTGAAGCCTTCTCTGTAACCGGTTGAGAGCAAGATGGCGGAAACCCAGTCGGAGAGGCCACGCAGGGTTTTTTCCGGAAAGTCGACCGGGAAGCTGCCCGCTTCCTCCCGGAAGTACGGTTCCGCCGACACGACGCGACTCGTGACCCCCAGCAACCGGGTCTCGGAACCCCAGGTCAGGGTCTCAGCGCTGTACAGCGGCCCGAGGAGGTAGGGCTCGGCTGTGATCTTCCCGCCGCGTGCCCCCACCGTTCGTGCGGCCTCACCGAGGACGGGTGCCAGTTCCGCGGACTCCTTGACCAGCCAGACGTCTTTGCTCCGGCTCCCGCTTACGTCCTTGATCACGCAGGGGAAGGGCAGGGTTCGGCTCAGTTCCGCGGGGTCGACGCTGAGCGGTTCGAAGGTGACAGAGGAGACCGCCGAGAATCCGTGACGGTAGAGATGGTCACGCAGCCTCCCCTTATCCCGTAGCAGCGCGACTGCCTCAGGGTCTTCGTGCGGCAGCCCCAGGGCTTGCGCGGCAGCCAGGGCCTGTGCGGTCCACTGATCGGTCATGCGCACGACTCCCGCCAAAGTGGGAATGCGTCGTAGCGCCGCAACGATCTCAGTGATGTCGTTCGTGTCAACGCTCGTAACCGTGACCGACGCGGCTGACGGCTGCGACAGCTCGAACGCGTACCGGGACCGGTCCGCGGTCAGCAGGTGCAGGTCGTGGCCACGCGCGTGGGCGGCGTCGGCGAGGCGGCCCAGGCCGAGATTAAGAGATTCGATCAGTGCGAAAGTCACTATATCCTCCAAGAATGAGTGGCTTGTCAGGTTATTGGGACTCCTGCTCCCACAGGAGCTCGCCGGCTCCGGGGAGCGCCGCCGCTTGTTCTCCCGTGCCTGTCGTAGGCGGTATGGCTGCCGCTTCATCTCGCCGATCGGCAGACAGCATCAAGAAGGCCAGTGCGGCGGCCGCCCCGAGTAGAGCGCACAGACCCCACAGCATTTTGGGCCCGCCGTAGTCGAGGATCAGGCCGCCGGCGAGTGGGGCCACGCACGAGGCGGCCGACGAGCTGAAGGCAAATACGCCCTGGTAGCGGCCTCTGGCGTCGCGTGGCGCGAAGCCAGCCACGGCCGCAGAGGCGGCAGGCGCATACACCATCTCACCCAGTGTCCAGACCACTACCGTCAGCGCGTAGACGACTGTGGCGCCACCGGCGAATACATCCAGCCCGAAGCCACCCCCGATCAGCAGAGCAGCCACAGCCAGCGACCGACTCATGCTGCGCTGCCTGATGAATCTGGTGAGCGGAATCTGCAGCGCCACGATCAGCAGTCCGTTAAGACCGATTACCAGACCGTAGTCATGCGACCCCAATCCGTGGCGGGCCATCACGAGCGGCAGCGATGTCGAGCCCTGGAAGAAGATCACCCACAAGACGAAAGCAAGGGCGGTAAGCGCCATGAAGCGGGAGTCCCGCAGCACACCCCTGGCGCCCCCCTTCAACGCAGGCACCGCCGTCTCCAGCTCGGGCGGTACTCGCGCCGACGCAGTCGCACACTCTGCAGGACGACTCTCCGCGAGCTTGACCCACACAATCATCGCGCAGGCCAGTGTGGTCGCGGCGTCTCCAAGGAACAGCCACAGGTACCCGTGCTGGGCAAGGAAGCCGGCTGTCACTGTAGACAGCCCAAAGCCGATGTTAATTGCCCAATAATTGACGGCGAAGGCCCGGAGCCGGTCAGCGGGCCCCACCAGGTCCGCGATCATTGACGATACAGCCGGGCGGGAGATGCTGGACGCCGCTCCTACCGCGAATGCCAGAGCCGCTATAGCAGCGGCATGCGCCACCAAACCGAGGACAGCAGTCGCCGCTGCGGTCGCCACCTGGCCACCGACCATCGTGACACGCCGTCCGACCCGGTCCGTAAGCTCACCACCGGCCAACGCGCCGACCGCCGAGCCAACGCCGAACACCGACAGCACCAGACCCGCACCGGTGGCCGAGTACCCTCGGCTTGTCGTGAGGTAGAGAGTCAGGAACGGAAAGACGAACGTACCCAGCCGGTTGACCAGTGTGCTGGACCACAGCCACCAAAAACCGGAGGGGAACCCTCGCAGACTGCCGGCCTGACGTGTCGTGCCGCGCACAGATTCCCTGCCCCTTCCCCGATCGTGCAGTTGTGCCAAGGCTGCGGGAAGGGTGCGGGCGCGGCATCAGGCGTGTGGCCTATTCTTGGCGGCCCCCTACCCCGGTCCGCTGCATACGTATAGGACTGCTGCCAGTCGGCGCGGACGTCAATCGCCACAGGAGGGGAAGCGACCGTTGCGCTCGACCTCGTCTGCCTTCGGGACAGGAGAGCGTGCCGGTTGTCCCATCGCTGCGCTGCGGCCAAGGCATAAGGCCGACCGTGCGGGGAACATTTCCCCTCGGTGGAGCCGGATAGCCCCTCGTGGTCGCCGGACAGGATCAGCTCGTTCCAAGCCACGTCCTCCGGCGCGAGCCACCGCGATCTGCAGTGTCGGCCACACTCGTCCGAGCCGGGCAACAGCAGGGTCAGTGGAATGGCCTTTCAGTCCGGGACAAGGCTGCTTCGGCAACCCTGCCGCTGCCGCTCGCTGCACATCAGGATCACTCTGCTAGGTCGGGCGAAGCGGCCGGCCGACCTGTCGGATTCCTTCTGCCAGCCTCGCATCGACTGAGGATGCTCAGCCTCTGCAAGTGCGGGTGCCGCCCTCCTTGGCCATGGTGGCGCGCGCCCAGGGGGAGCAATTTCACGGCGAGGGTCTCGAACACCCGTCTGCCGCCTACCGTCATCTGGCAGGTCGCCGGCTCAGCCTGCGCCCAATGGCCCCGGTCGTTGAGGTTTGGACGGAGTGTCCGGTGCGGCGCGTCCGCGGGCCGAGCAGCGCACTGCTACCCGGGTGACGCTGTCGTACAGACTTGCCTCGAGGGTGCGACTCCGCTCCTCCTCGTCAGTGAGCCTTTTCCAACCTGCCTCAGCAGTCTGCCGGTTGGGATGACAACAGGGTGAAGCCCCTGGTAGATGGGTTTTCGACCAAGAGAACCGTCTCCACCAGAGGCTTCGCATGCTTGTCTACCCGCCGGGCGTCAACGTGTCCAGCTCCACCCTGCGCTTCCTCGCGCAACAACTGCGACGGCACCGCCGTGCGGTCGGGTCCAGATGGCGGGCGGCTGAGCGCGGGTCGCCAAGCCCTTCACGCACTCGCCCACCTGCGCGTGGGACACACCCACGCCCAGCTCGCTGCCGGATTCCGCGTCGGGACCACGACCGCCTACCGCTACGTCGCCAAGGCCGTCGACCTCCTGGCCGACCCCGCGCCCACCCTGGCCGACGCCGCCCGCACCGCGTCGATGAAAGCCTTCGTCCTGCTGGACGGCACCCTGCTGCCGATCGACCGCATCGCGGCGGACCGCCCCTACTACTCCGGCAAACACAAGAAACACGGCATGAACGTCCAGGTCCTCACCCATCCCTTCGGCCGACCCCTATGGGTCTCGCCGACCCTGCCGGGCGCCGTCCACGACGTCCGCGCGGCCCGGGAACACGGCATCATCGACGCCCCCGCCCAAGCCGACACCCCCCTGCTGGGCGGACAAAGGCTACCCAGGAGCCGCCGGCACCGTCCGCATCCCGTACTGGGGGCGACGGGACAACCTTTCAGCAGGTCAACAGGCAGCGAACCGCTCTCACGCCAAGATTCGCGCACTCATCGAACACGCCATGGCCACCCTCAAGTCGTGGCGGCTCCTCCGCAAGCTGCGGTGCTCCACCACCCGGATCACCGCCTTCGTGCAAGCCGTCCTCACCCTACATCTGGCCAGCTCAGAGCGATGATGGAAAAGGCTCAGTGATCTCGATTGCCCCAACTCGCACCTGACTGTTAATCACCACGTGGAGGCCACCAAAGGCGACGACCGGCCGTCGTACGCTTCAGTGAGTGCGCGCTGGTTGCCGCGCAAGTCGATTGCGGTGATCGTCAGGCGTCGGCGCCGACTGCTAACAGTTACTTGCGCCCGAGCCCGCCGTTTGCGGGTCCGTGGCGCCGAGAACACTGTCCGCCAGGGCGGCTGCGGTCAGGCAGGTGCTATCGGGGCCCTCTTGTCGCGCCAGCGACGACTCGCGCCTCTCCCACCCAACAAATAACACATTAATGTGGTCAATTGTACACGATCTGCTACATTGTCGAAACAGATTGAGGCGGGCGGCCCATCACAATGCGGTTGCCCGCGGCGAGGAACGTCCAACGTATGCCTCCTCGAGTGCGCCGACCCTCGTATAGCTGGCAATGTCGAGGATTCCTCCTGGAGGAGCCGTAACGAGGTGACCCAGAGGGCGCACGGGTGACAGCCAGTGCAACGGCCATACCAGCAGCGTCCCACCGGGAGCATTTACACTCAGGGTTCACATAGACCAAGGAGTCGGCAGCGCTGTGGTCGGCTCACCAAATCCGTGCGGAGGCATCCGCCCTTCACATGAAGGAGAGCAGCGTGGCCCGAGACGGTGCAGAACCTAGTTACGCCAGAGCGCTGGCGATGGCCGAGCAACTGTTGGGCATCCCCTTGGAGCAGTTCTTGGAGCTCGGCCCTGGCGAACCCGAAAACGCGGCCGACTTCAAACGCCTCGCCACAGCACACACCTTCGGCGACTCCTGGCCTCGAACTGACGTTCTCGACACGCAGACCCGAGCCCTCGTCTCCGTCACCATTGCCGCGGTCCTCGGCACTCTTGAACCGCTGCGCGGGCAACTCCGGATCGCACTCAACCGTGGAGTCACCCCTGAGGAGATCGTCGAAGTATTCATCCACATCGAGGCATACGCCGGTGCTGCACGCGCCTTCGAGGGCTATCAGATCGCCAAACAAGTCTTCGAAGAGGCAGTGGACACGAAGAAGGTCTGACTGCAGCCCCGCCGACAAAACCCGACCACACGTGGGTGCAGTCAGCGAGGACGGAATCCAGTCAGCACGAGTGGGGCCTCCGGCGCCGCCCAGGAACCCGTCACAGTCCGGAGTTGGAGCAGCGACCTCGAGACGGTCCCCCTGACCAAGGCGCTGTCGGCACTCATTTGCCCCGCAGTGCGAGCATCAACGGTCCACTCTTAGAGTCCTGACAGAAGTCTCGGATGATGTGACTGTCGGCTCGGATGCTCGTTGGGCTGTCCGTGGGGAAGAGAGGGTCGCGTCCGTGGATCGTCTCGGATGAACTGTGGTCGTTGATCGAGCCGTTGCTGCCTGAGCCAGGACCGAAACTCGTGGCCGGCAGGCCGCGGGTGCCGGACCGGCAGGCTTTGTGCGGGATCCTGTTCGTGCTGCATACCGGGATCCAGTGGGAGTACCTACCGCGGGAGCTGGGCTTCGGCTCGGGCATGACGTGCTGGCGGCGGCTGGCAGCGTGGAACGAGGCCAACGTCTGGGACAGGCTCCACCTCGTGCTGCTGGCCAAGCCCCGGGCGGCGAAGCAGCTCGACTGGTCTCGGGCGGGGAAGCGATTCCTCCCATGCCCGGGCCGCCCGACGGGGCCCAAAAGCGGTCCCAGCCCGGTCGACCGCGCACGGCCCGGCAGCAAGCACCACCTCCTCATCGACGGCCAGGACACACCGCTCGCGGTGTCCCTGACCGGCGGAAACCGTGGGCGACGTCGCCCACCTCACGCCCCTGCTCGCCAAGATCCCACCTATCCAGGGCCTCGCGGGACGTCCCCGTCGCCGCCATGACGTCCCGCTCGGCGACCGCGGCTACGACCACGACAAGTACCGCCGCCTCGTCTGGGCTCAGGGCATCAAACCGGTCATCGCCCGCCGCGGCATTCCACACGGCTCCGGCCTCGGTGCTCAGCGCTCGGTCGTCGAGCGCACGATCGCCTCGTTCCACGGCTTCCGACATCTGCGTATCCGCTGGGAACGACGCGACGACATCCACGAAGCCTTTTCCTCGGCCTCGCCACCTGCCTCATCACCCACCGCCACATCCAACACCCTTGTTAGGACCTCTAAGAGGCCGGTTTGAGGGCTTTTGGCCGTGACTTGCCTTGAAGGGCTCTCGTCAGCGGGTACTTCGAAGGCGCTATCCGATGAGGCGACAGGTGATACTCGCCCTGTGGACTGGTTGGAGCGAGCTCGGGCAGCGGAACAGCTTCAGGATTGGGACGTGGCGACCGCACTGGTAAGCGCCCGCGCCGAGTGCTTCTCCGACGATCCAGGCATGCACGACAACCACCTGTGGCACATGGATCTGCTGGCCCGAGCGGGACGGATTCCAGAACTTACGGAGCGCGCCCTCACGGATAAGCACGCACGTCGAAGACTTAACAGATCGCTTCGAGAGCGGGCTATGGAGGCGGCGCTGCGTGACCGCGCCAAAGGCGGTGACCATGACGCCCTGTATGTCCTTGTTCGAGTGATGTGCGAGACGGGCCGGGTGCAAGAAGCCCGGAGTGTGGTCCAAGACATCGGCCCGAAGGACCAGTACGCACACCAGATTGTGGCCGGACACTGCTGGCCATAGACGGCCGGTTAAGGCTGTCTCGTGAAGTGGCCGGTGTCGACCTCGGTGAGAATGTCGAGCTTGACCAGGCGTTTCGGCTTGGCACGGGTGCCCTCGATGTTCTTCGCCAGCAGTTCGTGGTCGAGGGCTTCGCAGACGTCCCGGGCCCGTAGCGGTCCGGTGGCCTCGTTGAAGACACCGAGGATGCGGGGGTGGTCCGGGTGCTCGGGCAGGTCCGGTGGGGCGGTCGGGAGCCGGTCGGCGATGGCGGTGACGGTCTTCCGTGTGATCGCGAGGTTTTTGAGGTGGGACTTGGTCTCCCGCAGCCGGCTCTGCAGTTCTTCGATCTGGGTGCGGAGGTCTTCGGCCATGGTCCGTGCGGTTTCCTCCTGGAGGCCGAGCGCGGCGAGCAGGGGCCCGATGTTCACGCTGCCACCGCCTTCGGCTCACGCCAGGTGGGGGTGTTCGTTCCGGTGAGGCGGCGGGCCATGACGTGGGTCATCGCCCAGTAGACGCGGGAAGCGGAGGAGGACGGGCGGTGCTCGTAGTCGCGGACCAGGCGTCGGTGGAGTATCAGGATTCCGTAGGTCTGCTCGACCCTCCACCGCTTCGGCTGCGGGACGAAGCCCTTCTCCTTCGGGTTGCGTTCGACGATCTCGACGTCGATGCCCAGGCCGGCTCCATGCGCGAGGACCTGGTTCTTGAAGCCCTGATCCACCAGAGCCTTCTCGACGGTGCCGCCGGTGTTCCAGGCGACTTGGTCCAGCAGGGCGACGCCCGCGGCGTTGTCGTGCGCGTTCGCGGCGAGGACGATGACGGCGATGACGAGCCCGAGCACGTCGACCGCCAGTCCTCGCTTGCGGCCCGGCACCTTCTTCGCCGGGTCCCGGCCGGTCGTGGAGGAGGGGACCCCGGCGGCCGCGTGGACACTCTGGGTTTCCAGCACCACCAGGGTCGGGTCCTCCGTCCCGGCGACCGATCCTGCTCACCTCTTCCGCGCCCAGAGGGGAGATCAGCTGCGGTGGGCATCGGTTTCCGGACAGGGCCGCGCGGGGCGCACGCACGTACGGCTCGACCGCCCGACCGAGCCCCGATCAGCCAAATGATCAGGGTTGACTGTTTTTGACGCGTGGCCGGTGAGACGGAAGCTACCCCCGCAAATGATGATGTCATGCGCAAGTCATTTCATACGACTTGTAACGATCGTACGGGATATGTCGAAGGTCGGGAGGATGACCAGTAGCGACCAGGAGGGGAACCCCATGTCTGAAGACTTCTCCGTCGACGAGCAGGAATCCTCTGAAGAGGGCACCGCGTCGACCAAGGCAAAGCGGAAGTACGTGCCGGGCAGCGGCGATGAGGCTCCGTTCAAGCGCCTGAAGAGCGGCACGGCCGACTCCGGCGAAGACAGCGAGGACAAAGAGCCGTCCCAGGAGGAGTACTCCGGCCAGCCCGTCGGCGACTACGAGCTCCCGGACGAGTCGAGCGACGAATCGGAGAGCTCCCAGGGCACCAGAGCAGACCTCGAATACCACGAGCTGTTCATCCGAACGGCCGTCGCTTGGGCGAAGGACAACCAGGGTCGCATCGCCAGGGTCTGCCAGACCGCAGGCGGCTGGGAATCCTGGCTGGAGGTCGAGCTCTACCTCGCGCTGCAAGACGCAGGTGTGGAGGTGACCCGACAGCCGCCCTTCGAGGTGGACACCACCGGGGGCTCCCGCGCGGACCTGTTCCTCGGCAATCGCTTCCTGATCGAGATGAAAGTTGAGACCGCCAAGGAGAAGGCATCCGCCTTCGCGAAACGCGTGGTCACCGACCTCAACAAGGTCGACAAGAAGGCCAAGGACCGCCCCGCCTCGGTGGTGGGCTTCGTCTGGTCGCAGGAGAGCAGCGCCGCCTGCACCACTCAGATCGGCCAACCCATCAGGGCCGGCATCCTCAGCATCTTCCACGACGCCTCCCTCGGCACCTGACCCTCCCCAGCCGAACGGCGCCCAACCGGCGTCCCACACCCCCGAACCGCGGCCCGGCGCGGGCGGATTGCCCTGGCCGGCGACCCGCCCGCGTCAGCCATACCGGCTGACAAGGCTCACCGGCGTCTGCAGCCCCTGGCGGAATGGTCACCGGCGACCCCCTAGCCAACTCTGCATCGCTCGGCACGCGTTACCGGACGCCCAGTCCTCAGCAGGGGCCTGCAGTCCCTTTCGGCGGTATCTCGGCTCCCCCCCCGCTTCACGAAGGGAACGCACGGCCGCCCCCTCTCCCGAGGGCGCTCGCCGTCCCTCGCGATCACCGCTAGTGAGCTCGGCCTGGACGTAGCGAACCCGATCGGCGTGCTGTCCCAACCCGCATCAGAGGTCGACAACGCGGGAACCCCTCACCCGAAATAGATGTCCCATGGTGCGGCATACGCCGTAATGCACGGACCTCTCCCGACATTCGACGTACCGGCCGTAGCTTGGAAGCGTGAATCCTTCGACCCGCGCGGCTCCAGGGAAGGCCATGCAACATTGCAGCGTAGAGTGCGGCGCTGCGCCTGCCAGGCAAACCCTGATCCACAGAGTGTGCATCCTGCTGGGACAGACGCACGCGGGGCCTTGCCTGCATAAGGCGCTTCCGGCCGACAGCCCTGCCCAGGTTGCCCCTGGCGGAGCCAGCATGGCTCCCTACCCTGCCAGAACATGGACGCCTGACGATCACCCCGTTGCGTCAGCCGTCCAGACGCCTGACGCGCTGCTGCCCCAACGCCTCCAGTAGCCGAAGCCACACCTCGCTCGGTGTCGGATAGCTCGGAACGGCATGCCACAGCACTGTGAGCGGGACGCAGCCAGCGATCGCCATGGTGGCTGAGTGCACCAGGTCGGCGATACCCGGCCCGACAAAGGTGGCGCCCACGAGGGTGTCCGTTGCCCGGTCCACGACCAGTTTGGCACGCCCTGTGTAGTTGTCCCGCAGTACATAAGTGCCGGCGAGCGCAGCCATGTCGTACTCAACCGTCTCCACGTCTAGGCCCATATCTCTTGCCTGTCGCTCCGTCAGCCCCGAGGAGCCGACCTGCGGATCGGTGAACGTCACTTGGGGAACGGCCCGATGGCCCTCCGCACTACTCAGTCGGCTCTTGTCGTGGCCTTCGGGCTGGGCGCCGAGGGCGCGGGCGGCAATAACCTCGCCTGCAACCCGGGCCTGGTACTTGCCCATGTGGGTCAGCAGCGCACGGCCACAGGCATCGCCAATTGCATAAAGCCATCGACCGCCAACACCGCGGACCATCTGTTGGTCGTCGACGTCAATGTAGCCGCTGTTGGGGAGCCCTACGGTCGCAAGCCCGATGTCCGTGGTATTTGGAACCCGTCCCGCCGCAACGACGAGTTCGTCCGCACTGAGGGTTGTACCGTCGTCGAGTACGACCGAGACCTCCCCTCCGTGCACCTGGCCGATACCGGTGTCCTCCACGGCGTCACGGCGTACCTCGCTGATGTTCCGGCCCGGATAGAGCAGGACACCTGCGGCGGCCAGCGCATCGCCCACCAGCCTGCCGGCGAACGGCTCTTGCCTCTCCAGCAGCGCCTCGCCACGGTGCACCACGCTCAGTTCCTCAACTCCAAGACCACGCAGCCACGTCGACGCCTCGCAAGCCACCACACCGCCGCCGAAGATGACTACACGGCGGGGTACCCGGTGCAGGTTCGTAACGTCTTTGGACGTCCAGGGCAGGGCTTCGCGCAATCCAGGCACGGACGGGAGCGCCGCAGAGGA contains the following coding sequences:
- a CDS encoding ATP-grasp domain-containing protein; translation: MTFALIESLNLGLGRLADAAHARGHDLHLLTADRSRYAFELSQPSAASVTVTSVDTNDITEIVAALRRIPTLAGVVRMTDQWTAQALAAAQALGLPHEDPEAVALLRDKGRLRDHLYRHGFSAVSSVTFEPLSVDPAELSRTLPFPCVIKDVSGSRSKDVWLVKESAELAPVLGEAARTVGARGGKITAEPYLLGPLYSAETLTWGSETRLLGVTSRVVSAEPYFREEAGSFPVDFPEKTLRGLSDWVSAILLSTGYREGFTHTEFIVTSHGFEIVEINPRLGGALIGEAIRQSLDVDVHDAYLDLALGQRPALMDVLLEPRRGMAQVCVYAPRAGIFEGFTGTDLLPAHPGNPVLYPLREAGAWIPSTTDQRGALAFLLAGGDTSELAFHHAVSAANKLGARMQTGDPAGDR
- a CDS encoding MDR family MFS transporter, which produces MRGTTRQAGSLRGFPSGFWWLWSSTLVNRLGTFVFPFLTLYLTTSRGYSATGAGLVLSVFGVGSAVGALAGGELTDRVGRRVTMVGGQVATAAATAVLGLVAHAAAIAALAFAVGAASSISRPAVSSMIADLVGPADRLRAFAVNYWAINIGFGLSTVTAGFLAQHGYLWLFLGDAATTLACAMIVWVKLAESRPAECATASARVPPELETAVPALKGGARGVLRDSRFMALTALAFVLWVIFFQGSTSLPLVMARHGLGSHDYGLVIGLNGLLIVALQIPLTRFIRQRSMSRSLAVAALLIGGGFGLDVFAGGATVVYALTVVVWTLGEMVYAPAASAAVAGFAPRDARGRYQGVFAFSSSAASCVAPLAGGLILDYGGPKMLWGLCALLGAAAALAFLMLSADRRDEAAAIPPTTGTGEQAAALPGAGELLWEQESQ
- a CDS encoding carboxymuconolactone decarboxylase family protein gives rise to the protein MARDGAEPSYARALAMAEQLLGIPLEQFLELGPGEPENAADFKRLATAHTFGDSWPRTDVLDTQTRALVSVTIAAVLGTLEPLRGQLRIALNRGVTPEEIVEVFIHIEAYAGAARAFEGYQIAKQVFEEAVDTKKV
- a CDS encoding IS5 family transposase (programmed frameshift) codes for the protein MLVGLSVGKRGSRPWIVSDELWSLIEPLLPEPGPKLVAGRPRVPDRQALCGILFVLHTGIQWEYLPRELGFGSGMTCWRRLAAWNEANVWDRLHLVLLAKPRAAKQLDWSRAGKRFLPCPGRPTGPKSGPSPVDRARPGSKHHLLIDGQDTPLAVSLTGGNRGDVAHLTPLLAKIPPIQGLAGRPRRRHDVPLGDRGYDHDKYRRLVWAQGIKPVIARRGIPHGSGLGAQRSVVERTIASFHGFRHLRIRWERRDDIHEAFSSASPPASSPTATSNTLVRTSKRPV
- a CDS encoding dihydrolipoyl dehydrogenase family protein, whose product is MKPSVDPDRSEWDVIVLGGAAAGENAAQYASQFSGLETVVVEAELLGGECSYWACMPSKGLLNPVEVFNATHHIPGLSSITDAARIDVDAVLARRDAIVNHLSDDSQVAWALATGIDVVRGYGRLAGERSVIVTAPGGATRTITARHAVVIDTGSSAALPSVPGLREALPWTSKDVTNLHRVPRRVVIFGGGVVACEASTWLRGLGVEELSVVHRGEALLERQEPFAGRLVGDALAAAGVLLYPGRNISEVRRDAVEDTGIGQVHGGEVSVVLDDGTTLSADELVVAAGRVPNTTDIGLATVGLPNSGYIDVDDQQMVRGVGGRWLYAIGDACGRALLTHMGKYQARVAGEVIAARALGAQPEGHDKSRLSSAEGHRAVPQVTFTDPQVGSSGLTERQARDMGLDVETVEYDMAALAGTYVLRDNYTGRAKLVVDRATDTLVGATFVGPGIADLVHSATMAIAGCVPLTVLWHAVPSYPTPSEVWLRLLEALGQQRVRRLDG